The sequence AAACTGTACCCCGCCCGGCTCGCACAGTTCGGTGTACTGCTTGTACAGCGTCGGGATCGAGCAGCCGATATTGCTGAGCAGGCTCTTGAGCCGCACCAGATCTTCCTGGTAGTTATCCCCGGCAAACTGCGCCAGCACCTGCGGCAGCGACGCCGGATAAGGCCGGCGCGATTGCGCGAAGGCGTGGTCCGGCGAGAAATAGAGCCGATAGAAGGCGATCAGCAAATCGCGCGCCGCCAGCGGCATGCCGCCGGAGATCGACACCGGGCCGAACAGATAGCGATACTGCGGGTATTTCGCCAGGTAGGCGCCAATGCCCAGCCACAAATAGTCCAGCCCGCGCTTGCCCCAATAGGCCGGCTGAATGAAGCTGCGCCCCAGCTCGATCCCCTGCGCCAGGATCGGCTCCATATCGCGATCGTAGTGGAACAGGCTGTTGCTGTAGATGCTTTCCAGCCCTTTGCGCGCGATTTGTTCGGCGGTGGGGATAAAGCGATAGGCGCCGACGATCTCCAGCTCCTCCTCATCCCACAGCACCAGGTGGTAGTAATCGTCGTCATAGCTGTCCAGATCGCGGCGGCGGCCGGAGCCTTCTCCTACCGCGCGGAAGGCGATTTCGCGCAGACGCCCCAGTTCGCGCAGGATCGGCGTGCGCGCTTCGTCGTGGCGGCGATAGAGGTAGATGGTTTTACCGTCCGGCGTTACCCCCAACCGCTCGCAGTTCGCCAACGCCTTTTTCAGCTCCAGACGCTCTTCCGGCAGCGCGATCGGCGACTCGCTGGCGAACAGCCCCGGCTTGCCCTGGCCCAGGCGATACACGTGGCGGCGAAAACGCTCCGCCAGATCCTTGGCGCTGGTGTGGCCGTCGTGCCAGCTGGCGAACGGCACGCGGCCGCCGACGCGGATCTTGATGCGCCCGCCCCGCTGCTGGAACATTTCGCGCACCAGCAGCAGCGTCGACAGCGGCCGGTAGACCAGCGAGGTAAAGTAGAACAGGTTGCTGTTGCGCGCGCTGATGTGGATCGGCACGATCGGCGCCCGCGCCTTGGCGGCCAGGCGCAGAAAACCGGTATGCCAGTGGCCGTCGCGGATGCCTTTCGGGCTCATGCGCGACACTTCGCCGGCCGGGAACAGGATCAGTGCGCCCTGATTGTCCAGCTGCCGCTGCATGCCTTCAATCTGTTTGCGGCTGGTTTTATAAGCGACGTTATCCACCGGCACGAACAGGTTGCGCAGCGGTTCGATGTAGGTCAGCAGCTGGCTGGCCACCACTTTCACATCCGGGCGCACCGCCGCGACGGCGCGCAGCAGCACCAGGCCGTCGAGCGAGCCGATCGGGTGATTGGCCACCAGCACCACCGGCCCCTGGCTCGGGATGTTTTCCAGATCGCCGTCCACCAGCTCGCAGCTGAGGTTGAAGTAGTCCACCACCTGCTCGATCAGATCGAGACCTTTCAGGTGGGGATAGTCGGCGGCGAACTGTTTGAATTCTTTTTCGAAGAGAAGGGTTCTTAGCAGGCTGCGCTGCCAGGCAGGGGTATTGCGGTGTGGAAATGCATCTTGCAACAGAGAATCCAGGCTGAACATCGCGTTATCTCCTGACGTAGTCGCTGCAAACTTAAGCCAGAGCCGTGACTCTGACGTGTCAGTTACATGACAATAAAATGAATCCATCGACTATCAGGTATAGCAAAGTAATGGCGATTTGGGAGCGAAAGACGCATTTTCGTCCCCACTTGCCCTCACATCGGCGCCGCTAGCGGCGTACGCGGAACAGCACGGTTACGCGCGCCGGCATAAAAAAACAGTGAAAGCCCGGCGATTGTCGAATTACCGCTGCGGCTTTCGTCATCGGCAGACTGAATAAATAGACGCCGAGAATTGTCGACTGATAAATAACGAATTTGCCGTTTTCACTTTGCGTTGACACCGCTTTCGCTTGCCGCTCAATCGAAAGCAAAAATAAATATAACCAACTGATAGATATAAGTATTTTTAAAATAACCGATTGCATTTCAGCGTTTCGTTTGCTGTAATTCGCCATAACTAACTGAAAGCGTTCCGGTCGGTATCGCCGCGGCTTATTAAGCCGTGGTCGGGCACGGCTACCGGTAAATCAGGAGTTTGCGTTAATGCCCAATACCGCAACACGCCGGGAATTAATTATCGACCCGCAGCAGTGCAGGATCGGTGCTTGCCTACAGGCGCTGCACCATTAGAGGGAGCGACGTGATTATCGCCGACCGTTAACCAAGGCTTTTAAGGAGTTGTCATCATGAACGCGTATTTCTCTTACGAGGCGGATTGGCTGAAGCAGCGCAACGCCTGGCACACCGCCGCAGAGATTTGGCAGCAGCCGGATCTGTGGGCCGCGCTGCACCGGCAATTGCAGGATCAACAGGTGCAGTGGCAGCCGTTCCTGGCGCCGCTGCTGGCCAATCCGCGCCTGCAAATCGTACTGTGCGGCGCCGGCAGCTCGGCGTTCGCCGGCCGCGCCCTGGCGCCCTGGCTGCGCGAACGAACCGGCCGCGACGTGGCGGCCTACGGCACCACCGATATCGTCGCCAATCCGCGGCAGTATCTCGACCCTGAGCGGCCGACGCTGCTGGTCTCCTTCGCCCGCTCGGGCAACAGCCCGGAGAGCGTGGCGACGGTGGAGCTGGCCGACCAGCTGCTGCCGGAAAGCTATCACCTGATGCTGGTCTGCAACCCGGACAGCCGGCTGGCGCAGTATGCGCATCAGCGTGGCAACGTCTGTTCGCTGGTGATGCCGCAAGGCTCCAACGATCAAAGCTTCGCCATGACCTCCAGCTTCAGCTGCATGATGCTGAGCGCCGCGCTGTTGCTCGGCCCGGCTTCGCTCGAGGCCGCCCAGGCGCCGCTCAACGCCATGGTGCAGCGCTGCCGCACACTGCGCGAAACGCTGCAGCCGCAGGTGAAGGCGCTGGCCGCCAGCGGTTTCCGCCGTTATATCACCCTCGGCGGTAGCTGCTTTACCGGCCTCGCCGAAGAGGCCTCGCTCAAGATGCTGGAGCTGACCGCCGGCCGTATCGTTACACGCTACGACTCGCCGCTCGGCCTGCGCCACGGCCCGAAATTCATGGTCGACGGCCAGACGTTGGTGGTGCTGATGTTCTCCCGCGACGACTATGCCCGCCAGTATGACCGCGATCTGTGGAACGAACTGCAGCGCGACAGGCTGGCGATGCAGTTGGTCGGGTTGACCGGCGAGCGCCAACCCCTGTCCGATGCCCTGCTGCCTATGCACGACGCGGCCGACGATATCTGGCTGCTGTTCCCGTATCTGCTGTTCACCCAGATGCTGGCCTTCGAGAGTTCGCTGGCGCTGGGGCTGACCCCGGACAATCCTTGCCCGACCGGCGAGGTCAACCGGGTGGTGAAAGGCGTGACGATTTACCGTTTTCCTTCCCCGGTGCTGTAAGGAGATCCTATGTATCTGATAGCCAACCGAGAAATGCTGCTCAAGGCGCAGCGTCAGGGTTACGCCGTCCCGGCGTTTAACGTCCACAATCTGGAAACCGTGCAGGTGGTGGCGGAAACCGCCGCCGAACTGCGCTCCCCGGTGATCATGGCCGGCACGCCCGGCACCTTCAGCTATGCCGGCACCGACTACCTGATCGGCATTTGCCAATCGGCCGCGCACCGCTACGATCTGCCGCTGGCGCTGCATCTGGATCATCACGAAGAGCTGGACGACATCGAGCACAAGGTGAAAAGCGGCATCCGCTCGGTGATGATCGACGGTTCGCATTTGCCGTTCGAGCAGAACATCGCCAAGGTGGCCGCCGCAGTGGCCCTATGCCATCGCTACGGCGCCAGCGTGGAGGCAGAGCTGGGGCGCCTGGGCGGGCAGGAAGACGATCTGATCGTCGATACGGCGGACAGCTTCTATACCGACCCGGCGGCGGCACGCGAGTTCGTCGCCGCCACCGGCATCGATTCGCTGGCGGTGGCGATCGGTTCCGCCCACGGCCTGTATCACGGCGAGCCGAAGCTGGACTTCGATCGTCTGGCGCTGATCCGCAAACAGGTGGACGTGCCCCTGGTGCTGCACGGCGCCTCCGGCATTCCGGAGGCGATGGTCAAACGCGCGATCTCGCTCGGCGTCTGCAAGGTCAACGTCGCCACCGAACTGAAAATCGCCTTCGCCGATGCGGTGAAAAGCTACTTTTCACAGCACCCGGATGCCAATGACCCGCGCAAATACATTGTCCCCGGCAAGCTGGCGATGAAAGAAGTGGTGGCGGAAAAGATCCGCATCTGCGGCAGCAGCGGTATGCTGTAACCCCCCGCTCGCCCCCGGTTCCTGCGGTTGCGGCACGGGGGCGAAAACATCCCGCCCTTTCCCGCTTTCCTGAGAGAACGATCACAGCCTTTTACCCTGCCCGCGCCGGAAACCATTAACCGGTCTTCACTATGATCCAAATCATGGTTTTACCCACCCTACCTCCTTACTATCAAATTCATTGAATTCAGGCAGTAGGATTTTTGCCCATTCGTTTTTATTTCGCCAGGCGAAATAGCTTATTTGATGAAAACAAGGGCGCTTGTTTTTAATTGGCAGTGTTTTTTATTCTGAGAGGAACAGCGTATGAACCATTACTTAGCCGTATTAAGCGCATTGGTCATTCTGCCCTTCGCTCTGCAAGCAAAACCGCTTTCCGGCAGCCAGGTCGCCTCCGGCGTCGTGCGCTTCACCGGCGCCATTACCACCCCGGCCTGCACCATCACACATCAGGATGAACAGCTTGTCTCCAACTGCTTCGGTAAAGTGACGGAATATCAGAACGGATATATTTCCTCTTCGTTAAAAGAGATGCCAAAAGAATTAGTCTCTGCCGTCACCAGCGAAATAGTGAATAACGATCCCCATTTAAAGCGCGTGACCATCAGCTATAAGTAACGCCAACGCGTTAATGCCTGGTGAAATAATAAACAGAACACAGCTTGCCTTGATTACTTATAAATTTATTTTATAAATTTATCGAACAATGACTCCACGGCTTACCCTGAGTCGGCTATTTGGGCAACCCTGCGGTTGCCCATCAGCATGTCCGAAATCCGCCATCGCTTCCCCCGCTTTCGTGCGATAATCGCCATACCAAACCGAGGAGTGATCCAGATGCAGACTTTTTTGATTGATCGTACCGCCACGCCGGTGGGAGAACTGGTGCTGATTGCCGATGAACAGGGGCGCCTGCGGGCGATTGACTGGACCGATCACGAAGCGCGCCTGATGAAGCTGCTGAATACCCACTACCGCGCCGATCGCTTCACCCTGCGCGAGCAGCGCGATCCCGGCGGCCTGACCGATGCGATGCAACGCTATTTCGCCGGTGAGCTGAGCATTATCGATCGGCTGCCGGTGATGACCGCCGGCACCGAGTTCCAACGCACCGTGTGGCAACAGCTGCGCCAAATCCCGTGCGGCGAGATCCTGACCTACGGCCAGCTGGCGCAACGCATCGGCCGTCCGACCGCCTCGCGCGCGGTCGGCATGGCCAACGGTTCGAATCCGATCAGCATCGTGGTGCCCTGCCACCGGGTGATCGGTTCGCAGGGCGCGCTGACCGGCTATGCCGGCGGCGTACAGCGCAAGCAGTGGCTGTTGCAGCATGAAGGCTACCTGCCGAAAAGTTTGCTGTAGCCGCGGCGATGAGCTCATCCAGCGCCATTGTTTGGCGCTGCTTAATAAAGCACGTTGCTCAACGCCGCGCTCGTCCCCGCTTTGGCACTATCAATAACTTGTGTGAATAAAACGCATAAGTCACAAATAATGCTCATAACTTCAGTCCCATACAGAATAATCGGCGGCATGTGTGCGCAAAATTCGCACACAATACCCCTATTCATGCTAATGCCACCCTTATCAGCTGCTGCAAAAGATGTTAAAATTGACTCATATCAATTATTGAATGAGCGTAATCTATGATCCCGGAAAAACGCGTGATTCGTCGTATCCAGTCTGGTGGTTGTGCGATCCATTGCCAGGACTGCAGCATCAGCCAGCTGTGCATTCCTTTCACCCTTAATGCCCACGAGCTGGACCAGCTCGACAACATTATCGAGAGGAAAAAGCCCATCCAGAAAGGCCAGACCCTGTTCAAGGCCGGCGACGAGTTGAAGTCGCTGTACGCGATCCGTTCCGGGACCATCAAAAGCTATACCATCACCGAGCAAGGCGACGAGCAGATCACCGGCTTCCACCTCGCGGGCGATCTGGTGGGCTTCGACGCCATCGGCGGTCTGAAGCACCCGAGTTTTGCCCAGGCGCTGGAAACCTCGATGGTGTGTGAGATCCCGTTCGAAACCCTCGACGATCTGTCCGGCAAAATGCCTAACCTGCGTCAGCAGATCATGCGGCTGATGAGCGGCGAGATCAAAGGCGACCAGGACATGATCCTGCTGCTGTCGAAGAAAAATGCCGAAGAGCGCCTGGCGGCGTTCGTTTACAACCTGTCACGCCGCTTCGCGGAGCGCGGCTTCTCACCGCGCGAGTTCCGTTTGACCATGACCCGCGGCGACATCGGCAACTACCTCGGCCTGACGGTGGAAACCATCAGCCGCCTGCTGGGCCGCTTCCAGAAAAGCGAAATCCTCAGCGTGAAAGGCAAATACATCACCATCGAAAACGCCGACGCCCTGTCGGTGCTGGCCGGTACGCCGCGCATCAACGTGTCCGTTAACGCCTGATTCTCCTGCCGGATCAACATTTCACTGAAATTGTTGATCCGGCGCCGCTTCTGTTGTTGTTCTGTTTTTCAATGTTGGGTTACTCTGTAAATTAACAGACTGTTGATTTCAGCTGTAAGGAGGCCCTATGGCGAAGTATCAGAATCTTCTGGTGGCTATTGACCCCAATCAGGACGACCAGCCGGCATTGCGCCGCGCCGTGTACCTGGTGAAACGGAACGGCGGGCGCATCAAAGCCTTCCTGCCCATTTATGACTTCTCTTACGAAATGACGACCCTGCTCTCCCCGGACGAAAGAACGGCGATGCGGCAAGGTGTGATCAGCCAACGCGCCGCCTGGATCAACGAGCAGTGCCGCTTTTACCTCAACGACGGCGTGCCGATCGAAATCAAAGTGGTCTGGCACAACCGCCCCTTCGAAGCCATCATTCAGGAAGTGCTTTCCGGCCAGCATGATCTGCTGCTGAAAATGGCGCACCAGCACGACCGGCTGGAGTCGGTGATCTTCACCCCCACCGACTGGCACCTGCTGCGCAAATGCCCTTGCCCGGTGTGGATGGTGAAAGACCAGCCCTGGCCGGAAGGCGGTAAAGCGCTGGTGGCGGTCAACCTGGCCAGCGAAGAACCCTATCACGATCCGCTCAATATCAAACTGGTGCAAGAAACCGTCGAACTGGCGCAGAACGTCAACCAGACCGAGGTTCACCTGGTCGGCGCCTATCCCGTTACTCCGATCAACATCGCCATCGAGCTGCCCGATTTCGATCCGAGCGTCTACAACGACGCCATCCGCGGCCAGCATCTGATCGCCATGAAGGCGCTGCGGCAGAAATTCTGCATTAAGGAAGAGTTCACCCACGTGGAAAAAGGCCTGCCGGAAGAGGTGATCCCCGATCTGGCCGAACACCTGCAGGCCGGCGTGGTGGTTCTGGGCACGCTGGGCCGCACCGGCATTTCGGCGGCCTTTATCGGCAACACCGCGGAACATGTGATCGACCATCTGAAATGCGATCTGCTGGTGATTAAGCCGGAGAACTTCAACTGCCCGATTGAGACGGATGAAGACGATGAGCACGACGACGAAGATTAACCCTCGCGCATAAAAAACGGGCCGCTTAGCGGCCCGTTTTTTTGGTTGCTCACTTACTTCTGCAATGCCCGCAGAATCGCTTCCACGCTGTCTTTGGCGTCGCCGAACAGCATCTGGGTGTTCTCTTTGAAGAACAGCGGGTTCTGCACGCCGGCGTAGCCGGTGTTCATCGAGCGTTTGAACGCGATCACGTTCTGCGCTTTCCACACTTCCAATACCGGCATGCCGGCGATCGGGCTGCGCGGATCCTCCAGCGCCGCCGGGTTCACCGTGTCGTTGGCGCCGATCACCAGCACGGTGTCGGTATCCGGGAAATCTTCGTTGATTTCATCCATCTCCAGCACCACGTCGTACGGCACCTTCGCCTCCGCCAGCAGCACGTTCATGTGGCCCGGCAAACGCCCCGCGACCGGGTGAATGCCGAAACGCACCTTCACGCCGCGCGCCCGCAGTTTCTCGGTGATTTCCGCCACCGGATATTGCGCCTGCGCCACCGCCATGCCGTAACCCGGGGTGATGATCACCGAGGTGGAGTTCTTCAGCTGCTCGGCCACCTCTTCCGCCGTGGTTTCACGGTATTCGCCCATCTCTTCGGCGTCGCCGGTGGACGAACCGTCACTGCCGAAGCCGCCGGCGATCACGCTGATAAACGAGCGGTTCATCGCCTTGCACATGATGTAAGACAGGATCGCACCCGAAGAACCCACCAGCGCGCCGGTGACGATCAGCAGATCGTTGCTCAGCATGAA comes from Serratia sarumanii and encodes:
- the olsF gene encoding ornithine lipid synthase OlsF; protein product: MFSLDSLLQDAFPHRNTPAWQRSLLRTLLFEKEFKQFAADYPHLKGLDLIEQVVDYFNLSCELVDGDLENIPSQGPVVLVANHPIGSLDGLVLLRAVAAVRPDVKVVASQLLTYIEPLRNLFVPVDNVAYKTSRKQIEGMQRQLDNQGALILFPAGEVSRMSPKGIRDGHWHTGFLRLAAKARAPIVPIHISARNSNLFYFTSLVYRPLSTLLLVREMFQQRGGRIKIRVGGRVPFASWHDGHTSAKDLAERFRRHVYRLGQGKPGLFASESPIALPEERLELKKALANCERLGVTPDGKTIYLYRRHDEARTPILRELGRLREIAFRAVGEGSGRRRDLDSYDDDYYHLVLWDEEELEIVGAYRFIPTAEQIARKGLESIYSNSLFHYDRDMEPILAQGIELGRSFIQPAYWGKRGLDYLWLGIGAYLAKYPQYRYLFGPVSISGGMPLAARDLLIAFYRLYFSPDHAFAQSRRPYPASLPQVLAQFAGDNYQEDLVRLKSLLSNIGCSIPTLYKQYTELCEPGGVQFIDFGTDPAFNNCIDGLVLVDTTRLKPSRYQRYIAVHQPQPAETA
- a CDS encoding SIS domain-containing protein, whose protein sequence is MNAYFSYEADWLKQRNAWHTAAEIWQQPDLWAALHRQLQDQQVQWQPFLAPLLANPRLQIVLCGAGSSAFAGRALAPWLRERTGRDVAAYGTTDIVANPRQYLDPERPTLLVSFARSGNSPESVATVELADQLLPESYHLMLVCNPDSRLAQYAHQRGNVCSLVMPQGSNDQSFAMTSSFSCMMLSAALLLGPASLEAAQAPLNAMVQRCRTLRETLQPQVKALAASGFRRYITLGGSCFTGLAEEASLKMLELTAGRIVTRYDSPLGLRHGPKFMVDGQTLVVLMFSRDDYARQYDRDLWNELQRDRLAMQLVGLTGERQPLSDALLPMHDAADDIWLLFPYLLFTQMLAFESSLALGLTPDNPCPTGEVNRVVKGVTIYRFPSPVL
- a CDS encoding tagatose bisphosphate family class II aldolase, which codes for MYLIANREMLLKAQRQGYAVPAFNVHNLETVQVVAETAAELRSPVIMAGTPGTFSYAGTDYLIGICQSAAHRYDLPLALHLDHHEELDDIEHKVKSGIRSVMIDGSHLPFEQNIAKVAAAVALCHRYGASVEAELGRLGGQEDDLIVDTADSFYTDPAAAREFVAATGIDSLAVAIGSAHGLYHGEPKLDFDRLALIRKQVDVPLVLHGASGIPEAMVKRAISLGVCKVNVATELKIAFADAVKSYFSQHPDANDPRKYIVPGKLAMKEVVAEKIRICGSSGML
- the ogt gene encoding methylated-DNA--[protein]-cysteine S-methyltransferase, giving the protein MQTFLIDRTATPVGELVLIADEQGRLRAIDWTDHEARLMKLLNTHYRADRFTLREQRDPGGLTDAMQRYFAGELSIIDRLPVMTAGTEFQRTVWQQLRQIPCGEILTYGQLAQRIGRPTASRAVGMANGSNPISIVVPCHRVIGSQGALTGYAGGVQRKQWLLQHEGYLPKSLL
- a CDS encoding FNR family transcription factor, with translation MIPEKRVIRRIQSGGCAIHCQDCSISQLCIPFTLNAHELDQLDNIIERKKPIQKGQTLFKAGDELKSLYAIRSGTIKSYTITEQGDEQITGFHLAGDLVGFDAIGGLKHPSFAQALETSMVCEIPFETLDDLSGKMPNLRQQIMRLMSGEIKGDQDMILLLSKKNAEERLAAFVYNLSRRFAERGFSPREFRLTMTRGDIGNYLGLTVETISRLLGRFQKSEILSVKGKYITIENADALSVLAGTPRINVSVNA
- the uspE gene encoding universal stress protein UspE, with translation MAKYQNLLVAIDPNQDDQPALRRAVYLVKRNGGRIKAFLPIYDFSYEMTTLLSPDERTAMRQGVISQRAAWINEQCRFYLNDGVPIEIKVVWHNRPFEAIIQEVLSGQHDLLLKMAHQHDRLESVIFTPTDWHLLRKCPCPVWMVKDQPWPEGGKALVAVNLASEEPYHDPLNIKLVQETVELAQNVNQTEVHLVGAYPVTPINIAIELPDFDPSVYNDAIRGQHLIAMKALRQKFCIKEEFTHVEKGLPEEVIPDLAEHLQAGVVVLGTLGRTGISAAFIGNTAEHVIDHLKCDLLVIKPENFNCPIETDEDDEHDDED
- the pntB gene encoding Re/Si-specific NAD(P)(+) transhydrogenase subunit beta, producing MSGGLVTAAYIVAAILFIFSLAGLSRHETSKQGNLFGVAGMAIALIATILGPDSGNVGWIIIAMIIGGSIGVYLARKVEMTEMPELVAVLHSFVGLAAVLVGFNSYLDHGAPMEPVMANIHLTEVFLGIFIGAVTFTGSIVAFGKLRGIISSKPLMLPNRHKLNLAALVISFLLLVAFVRTDSVGWQVVTLLLMTAIALAFGWHLVASIGGADMPVVVSMLNSYSGWAAAAAGFMLSNDLLIVTGALVGSSGAILSYIMCKAMNRSFISVIAGGFGSDGSSTGDAEEMGEYRETTAEEVAEQLKNSTSVIITPGYGMAVAQAQYPVAEITEKLRARGVKVRFGIHPVAGRLPGHMNVLLAEAKVPYDVVLEMDEINEDFPDTDTVLVIGANDTVNPAALEDPRSPIAGMPVLEVWKAQNVIAFKRSMNTGYAGVQNPLFFKENTQMLFGDAKDSVEAILRALQK